In the Takifugu flavidus isolate HTHZ2018 chromosome 11, ASM371156v2, whole genome shotgun sequence genome, one interval contains:
- the slc25a16 gene encoding graves disease carrier protein — protein sequence MSSEAAVSTPAISSKGDYYWLRSFVAGGVAGCCAKTTIAPLDRIKILLQAQNPHYKHLGVFATFKAVPQKEGFLGLYKGNGAMMVRIFPYGAIQFMAFDIYKKLLGTQIGIYGHIHRLMAGSMAGMTAVICTYPLDVVRARLAFQVTGEHRYTGIANAFHTIYLKEGGVLGFYRGLTPTLIGMAPYAGFSFFTFGTLKSLGLKHFPEQLGRPSSDNPDVLILKPHVNLLCGGVAGAIAQTISYPLDVARRRMQLGAILPDSEKCVSLIKTLTYVYKEYGIKAGLYRGLSLNYIRCVPSQAMAFTTYEFMKQVLHLN from the exons ATGTCATCAGAGGCTGCCGTCTCCACACCTGCCATAAGCAGCAAGGGCGATTACTACTGGCTCCGGTCGTTTGTAGCTGGAG GTGTAGCGGGATGTTGTGCCAAAACAACCATTGCTCCTCTGGACAGAATCAAGATTCTGCTTCAAGCCCAGAACCCCCATTACAAACATCTGG GCGTCTTTGCCACATTCAAAGCTGTGCCGCAGAAAGAAGGCTTCCTTGGCTTGTACAAGGGCAACGGGGCCATGATGGTTAGGATATTTCCTTATGGAGCCATCCAGTTCATGGCTTTTGACATTTACAAAAAG ctCTTAGGCACTCAGATCGGGATCTATGGACACATCCATCGTCTGATGGCAGGATCTATGGCAG GAATGACTGCAGTCATCTGCACCTACCCGCTAGATGTGGTCAGAGCTCGGCTGGCCTTCCAGGTGACAGGAGAGCATCGCTACACTGGGATCGCCAACGCCTTCCACACCATCTACCTTAAG GAAGGGGGTGTTTTGGGCTTCTACCGGGGGCTCACTCCAACACTTATAGGAATGGCTCCTTATGCAG GCTTCTCGTTCTTCACCTTTGGCACGCTGAAGAGCCTTGGCCTCAAACATTTCCCGGAGCAGCTGGGTCGCCCGTCTTCAGACAATCCCGACGTCCTGATTCTAAAACCCCACGTCAACCTGCTCTGCGGCGGCGTGGCCGGTGCCATCGCCCAGACAATATC ATACCCTTTAGATGTGGCTCGGAGAAGAATGCAGTTAGGCGCCATCCTCCCTGACTCTGAGAAGTGTGT CTCACTGATCAAGACCCTGACGTACGTGTATAAGGAGTACGGGATCAAGGCGGGATTGTACCGAGGCCTTTCTCTCAACTACATCCGCTGCGTGCCCTCCCAGGCCATGGCCTTCACCACCTATGAGTTCATGAAGCAGGTCCTCCACCTGAACTAG